A single Cellulosilyticum sp. I15G10I2 DNA region contains:
- a CDS encoding sensor domain-containing diguanylate cyclase has product MDPQVFEKYQMFTEKTIFDLSQQVIMLEKKLNVFTNLLEISKYINQYIKDQNLFSLINDMLIGVFGAKYSTIYIKSNNEYIETTPKTFSYSSIEEEKKLILDHLEEEFIINSNKPIYETQNAEESVFSCLGVPIKVDNRAVGFILIQHKEKDYFSKDHATFLSSLANHVGVAIENNLLYTQIKESAYRDGLTGIFNKRYFFETLEAIPHLDEQNYTLVMIDLDNFKVINDTYGHPYGDAVLKKVSSIIKSGTRPNDIVARYGGEEMIIFFYNFTDKTKVFQRVEAIRREIEKTVIRDEGISSSVTASFGVYVKVDESLSLNDVLKKADENLYVCKRTGKNKVILNF; this is encoded by the coding sequence ATGGATCCTCAGGTTTTTGAGAAGTATCAAATGTTTACTGAAAAAACTATCTTTGACTTATCCCAACAAGTCATAATGCTTGAAAAAAAACTGAATGTATTTACTAACTTACTTGAAATAAGTAAATATATTAATCAATACATTAAAGACCAAAATTTGTTTTCATTGATTAATGATATGTTGATTGGTGTATTTGGTGCTAAATATTCTACTATATATATTAAATCAAATAATGAATATATAGAAACAACGCCTAAAACTTTTTCTTACTCCTCTATAGAAGAAGAAAAAAAACTTATTTTGGATCATCTTGAAGAAGAGTTTATTATCAATAGTAATAAGCCTATCTATGAAACTCAAAATGCTGAAGAAAGTGTTTTCTCTTGTTTAGGGGTTCCGATCAAAGTAGATAATCGTGCGGTAGGATTTATACTTATTCAGCATAAAGAAAAAGATTATTTTTCTAAAGATCATGCAACATTTCTATCATCACTGGCTAATCATGTAGGTGTAGCTATCGAAAATAATCTCTTATATACTCAAATCAAGGAAAGTGCCTATAGAGATGGGCTTACTGGTATATTTAATAAGCGATATTTCTTTGAAACGCTTGAGGCTATCCCGCATTTAGATGAACAGAATTATACCCTTGTTATGATTGATCTAGATAACTTTAAAGTGATAAATGATACCTATGGTCACCCTTACGGTGATGCCGTACTAAAAAAAGTATCTTCTATTATAAAAAGCGGTACGCGTCCTAATGATATCGTTGCAAGGTACGGTGGTGAAGAGATGATTATATTCTTTTATAATTTTACTGATAAAACTAAAGTATTTCAACGGGTAGAAGCTATCAGGCGAGAAATAGAAAAAACAGTTATTAGAGATGAAGGTATTTCTTCTTCTGTTACTGCTAGTTTCGGAGTTTATGTTAAAGTTGACGAATCTCTTTCACTTAATGATGTCCTCAAAAAGGCTGATGAAAATCTATATGTTTGCAAAAGAACAGGCAAAAATAAAGTAATACTTAATTTCTAG
- a CDS encoding tetratricopeptide repeat protein, whose amino-acid sequence MSQRKLLDTIQHIDCAIVFSSHSCFYIYQKIKFLFALNETAACSAYILDQLHFLYQHASLYILCKALYYYQKLNALSSEHLKQLLIERSVPYALADEYQNILESKTSNLLYYAKKASNQDDFLLCIDYCTLILKKNKHSLEALYLSGQAYHMLGHLHQACEYYNKCIQVDPQYDLAYNDLGLALMELGSFPEALEALNKAKALHPGNIDYLAHISECYYALKKYDLAQLTLESIIKICPSHLQIYFNLSYVCRKQNKKRLSKKYMKIAQKQLKA is encoded by the coding sequence ATGTCCCAGAGAAAACTACTTGATACAATACAGCATATAGACTGTGCTATAGTCTTTAGCTCTCACTCTTGTTTTTATATTTATCAAAAAATCAAATTCCTTTTTGCACTCAATGAAACTGCTGCGTGCAGTGCATACATATTAGATCAACTTCATTTTCTTTACCAACATGCTTCTCTTTATATACTCTGCAAAGCTCTATACTATTATCAAAAGCTAAATGCACTTTCATCCGAACATTTAAAGCAGCTCTTAATAGAAAGATCCGTTCCTTACGCTTTAGCTGATGAATATCAAAATATATTAGAGTCTAAAACATCTAATCTCTTATACTATGCTAAGAAAGCTTCAAATCAGGATGATTTTTTATTATGTATTGACTATTGTACTTTAATTCTCAAAAAAAACAAGCATTCACTAGAGGCATTGTATCTAAGCGGCCAGGCTTACCATATGCTGGGTCATTTACATCAAGCATGTGAATACTATAATAAATGTATTCAAGTGGATCCCCAATATGACCTGGCTTATAATGATCTAGGACTTGCTTTAATGGAACTTGGTTCTTTTCCCGAAGCACTTGAAGCACTTAATAAAGCCAAAGCACTGCATCCAGGGAATATTGATTATTTAGCACACATCTCAGAATGTTACTACGCTTTAAAAAAATATGATCTTGCTCAGCTGACCCTTGAAAGTATTATAAAAATTTGTCCTTCTCACTTGCAAATCTATTTTAATCTCTCTTATGTGTGTAGAAAGCAAAATAAAAAACGCTTATCTAAAAAATATATGAAAATAGCCCAGAAACAGCTGAAGGCATAA
- a CDS encoding phosphatase PAP2 family protein, giving the protein MNFQIQILQYLESIRTEFLTSLMVVITIMADKLFLIALIACLYWCVDKVKGVRLAWMLLLSDAFNKVIKMTFKMPRPFEKGVVLPVGSEETAGYSFPSGHTQRATSFWSGSMLVLKSKASILMGICIILLTALSRIYLGLHWPADTVGGIAFGVLAVLFANQLLGEKAVISRWHVMAVSCLVLAALIAPIENDLTKSVAALWGMTWGAYMEQKYIHFKPIQKMTIQILKVIIGIFGVLIIYVGVKKMLPPYKVYDMIRYGLLFLWISAGAPYLFKGLNTYSNP; this is encoded by the coding sequence ATGAATTTTCAAATACAGATCCTTCAGTATTTAGAGTCTATAAGAACAGAATTCTTAACTTCCCTTATGGTAGTTATTACGATAATGGCTGATAAATTGTTTTTGATAGCACTTATTGCATGTTTATATTGGTGCGTTGACAAAGTAAAAGGTGTGAGGCTTGCATGGATGCTTCTTTTAAGTGATGCATTTAACAAAGTCATTAAAATGACCTTCAAAATGCCTAGGCCTTTTGAAAAAGGGGTAGTTCTTCCTGTAGGCAGTGAAGAGACAGCTGGGTATTCTTTTCCAAGCGGACATACCCAAAGAGCAACAAGTTTTTGGAGTGGCAGCATGCTTGTTTTAAAGTCTAAGGCAAGTATTTTGATGGGAATATGTATCATTCTGCTTACAGCACTTTCAAGGATCTATTTAGGCCTTCATTGGCCAGCAGACACGGTAGGAGGTATTGCATTTGGGGTGCTAGCGGTCTTGTTTGCAAATCAGCTCTTAGGAGAAAAAGCAGTTATAAGCAGATGGCATGTAATGGCAGTAAGCTGTCTTGTTCTAGCGGCGCTTATAGCACCTATTGAGAATGATTTGACTAAATCTGTCGCTGCTTTATGGGGCATGACATGGGGGGCGTATATGGAGCAAAAATATATCCATTTTAAGCCCATTCAAAAAATGACTATCCAAATACTTAAGGTAATTATAGGCATATTTGGAGTGCTGATTATTTATGTAGGTGTTAAAAAAATGCTTCCTCCTTACAAAGTATATGACATGATAAGGTATGGCTTATTATTTCTATGGATCAGTGCAGGAGCACCTTACTTATTTAAGGGTCTAAATACTTATTCTAATCCATAA
- a CDS encoding DUF1540 domain-containing protein, giving the protein MNMSIECDVIECKYNNNVERYCMLNKIKVVKHTEALCSTIQATDCSSFELRDEHQ; this is encoded by the coding sequence ATGAATATGAGTATTGAGTGTGATGTAATAGAGTGTAAGTATAATAATAATGTAGAAAGATACTGCATGTTAAATAAAATAAAAGTCGTTAAACATACGGAGGCTTTATGTAGTACCATACAGGCAACTGATTGTTCAAGTTTTGAATTAAGAGATGAGCACCAATAA
- a CDS encoding GntR family transcriptional regulator, which yields MIYQPDSSDKSSLRGKVFSAIRESILEGRYKEGDVLRETVIANELHVSRTPVREAIRQLELEGLVHSIPNKETVVSGITHEDVQDIFMIRNRLEGLAGRRAAERITQEELEEMEEVLALTEFYINKNDINHINELDHKFHDIIYKATKSKILKHLLSDFHAYVQKTRKESIATPGRAKRLLEEHTDIYNAIKNREIEKVEKLIDQHVRNVTTNMHL from the coding sequence GTGATATACCAGCCTGATTCATCAGATAAATCATCCCTTAGGGGGAAGGTATTTAGTGCGATACGTGAGTCAATTTTAGAAGGAAGATATAAAGAGGGGGATGTACTTAGAGAAACAGTGATAGCAAATGAGCTTCACGTTAGTCGAACACCTGTTAGAGAAGCTATACGACAATTAGAATTAGAAGGACTTGTCCATTCGATTCCTAACAAAGAGACAGTTGTTTCTGGCATAACCCATGAAGATGTACAAGATATTTTTATGATCCGCAATAGATTAGAAGGGCTTGCAGGAAGACGTGCAGCAGAAAGGATTACCCAAGAAGAATTAGAAGAAATGGAAGAGGTGTTGGCTTTAACCGAATTTTATATAAATAAAAATGATATCAATCATATTAACGAATTAGATCATAAATTCCATGATATTATTTATAAAGCAACTAAAAGCAAGATTTTAAAACATCTGCTGTCTGATTTTCATGCTTACGTCCAAAAAACCAGAAAAGAGTCTATTGCCACGCCTGGCCGTGCTAAACGCCTTCTAGAGGAGCATACAGACATTTATAATGCCATAAAAAATAGGGAGATCGAAAAAGTAGAAAAGCTTATCGATCAACATGTGCGTAATGTAACTACTAATATGCATTTATAA
- the abc-f gene encoding ribosomal protection-like ABC-F family protein has protein sequence MIISCSNIKKSFHDKTILDGVSFHIEAHEKVALIGNNGAGKTTLFKILTKELPSDDGLVTYSKDCTIGYLKQHMELNSTHTVYEELLHVFDPVIALEEKLHQIEEEIARTSSLELIHTYDQLRLQFENNKGYEYKSLVKGVLKGLGFEDSVYNKPISILSGGQKNRIALGKLLLEQPTLLLLDEPTNHLDIEAIEWLEGFLKAYKGALILISHDRYFLDRIVNKVIHLEFSKCFMYGGNYTDYMIKSAKEFEVAMKHFEKQQREIAKQQAVIAKLKQFNREKSIRRARSREKQLDKIEVIDAPMIDNKPMQLTLVPRIVSGQDVLSITELSKSFDKQLLFEHINLAIKKEDKVALVGPNGVGKTTLFRMILNKLAPSSGTISLGANVIVGYYDQEHMNLNTNHTIMEEIQLAFPELKNGEIRNVLAAFLFTDDDVFKSIATLSGGERGRVALAKIMLSKANFLILDEPTNHLDVLSKEILENAINNYEGTVLYVSHDRYFINQTATKVVHMSANSMTEYLGDYDYYVEKKKERLLIVPVRTETSLPSTNKEDWKQQKEYQAQIKKLQNELSKTEVQIEEAENQTAKIDEQLCLEEIYTDFVKSRELMTEKERLSELIKTLYEKWDNLSVTLDEFSQ, from the coding sequence ATGATTATTTCATGTAGTAATATAAAAAAATCATTTCATGACAAAACAATATTGGATGGCGTAAGTTTTCATATTGAAGCTCATGAGAAAGTTGCTTTAATTGGTAATAACGGAGCTGGCAAAACTACCTTGTTTAAAATACTAACCAAAGAACTTCCCAGTGATGATGGTTTAGTAACTTATTCTAAAGATTGTACGATTGGCTATCTTAAACAACATATGGAGCTTAATTCAACCCATACAGTCTATGAAGAGCTTCTTCATGTGTTTGATCCTGTTATTGCTTTAGAAGAAAAACTTCATCAAATCGAAGAAGAGATTGCCAGAACTTCTTCATTAGAATTAATCCATACTTATGATCAGCTACGTCTGCAATTTGAAAATAATAAAGGTTATGAATATAAAAGCTTAGTCAAAGGGGTATTAAAAGGGCTAGGCTTTGAAGATAGTGTCTACAATAAACCTATTTCTATACTATCCGGCGGTCAAAAAAATAGAATTGCACTTGGTAAACTTTTGCTTGAGCAGCCTACCTTGCTTCTACTTGATGAACCAACTAACCATTTAGATATTGAGGCTATAGAATGGCTTGAAGGATTCTTAAAGGCCTATAAAGGCGCACTTATCCTTATTTCTCATGATAGATACTTTTTAGATAGAATTGTAAATAAGGTCATTCATCTCGAATTCTCAAAATGCTTTATGTATGGTGGTAACTATACTGATTATATGATTAAAAGTGCAAAAGAATTTGAGGTTGCGATGAAACATTTTGAAAAACAACAGCGTGAAATCGCAAAGCAGCAGGCTGTTATTGCAAAACTTAAACAGTTTAACCGCGAAAAATCCATCAGGCGTGCAAGAAGCCGTGAAAAACAATTGGATAAAATAGAAGTTATAGATGCCCCTATGATTGATAATAAACCTATGCAGCTCACTTTAGTTCCCCGCATCGTAAGCGGTCAAGATGTTTTATCAATCACAGAGCTTAGCAAGTCTTTTGATAAACAGTTATTATTTGAACATATTAATTTGGCTATCAAAAAGGAAGACAAAGTTGCACTTGTCGGACCAAATGGTGTAGGCAAAACTACATTATTTAGGATGATCCTTAATAAGTTAGCACCTTCTAGCGGTACTATTAGTTTGGGCGCTAATGTAATTGTTGGCTACTATGACCAAGAACATATGAACTTAAATACCAATCATACCATTATGGAAGAAATACAACTTGCTTTTCCTGAACTTAAAAACGGTGAGATTCGTAATGTACTGGCTGCCTTTTTGTTCACTGATGACGACGTATTTAAAAGCATTGCTACTTTAAGTGGTGGCGAACGCGGACGGGTTGCCCTTGCTAAGATTATGCTTTCAAAGGCTAATTTTCTTATCCTCGATGAGCCTACCAATCATTTAGATGTTCTTTCAAAGGAAATCCTTGAAAATGCTATTAACAACTACGAAGGTACTGTCCTTTATGTTTCTCATGATAGGTATTTCATCAACCAAACTGCAACCAAGGTCGTTCATATGAGCGCAAATAGTATGACAGAGTATCTTGGCGATTACGACTATTATGTTGAAAAGAAAAAGGAACGTCTGCTAATAGTTCCTGTGAGAACAGAGACATCTCTTCCCTCTACTAATAAAGAAGATTGGAAACAACAAAAAGAATATCAAGCCCAGATAAAAAAACTTCAAAATGAACTTTCAAAAACAGAAGTTCAAATTGAAGAAGCAGAAAATCAAACTGCCAAAATAGATGAACAACTATGTCTTGAAGAAATCTATACTGATTTTGTTAAATCTAGAGAGTTAATGACAGAAAAAGAACGATTAAGTGAACTTATTAAGACACTCTATGAAAAGTGGGATAATCTGAGTGTAACTTTAGATGAATTCAGTCAATAA